A window from Cryptomeria japonica chromosome 1, Sugi_1.0, whole genome shotgun sequence encodes these proteins:
- the LOC131041931 gene encoding embryo-specific protein ATS3A — translation MAKTRRLPLFEFMVFLLLNLALLKPICAAQEGKCSYTLEVETESKGVFDDDQGTKDPVHVMFQDKNGTKVLKQHMNEGKEDIFLKPGKKDMFNMSGPCLEGDVCYLFFKVEGTDGWKLKKAIVHATKKHTFHFKKYLTEKAWDGKDWCKINEQLASHQSIDSDFETEENEDESNKPKRKKQHKPRPK, via the exons ATGGCTAAGACAAGGAGGCTGCCATTATTTGaattcatggtgtttcttcttctaaatttggcTCTACTCAAACCCATCTGTGCAGCCCAAGAG GGTAAGTGTTCATATACACTGGAGGTAGAGACTGAAAGTAAAGGAGTTTTTGATGATGATCAAGGAACAAAAGACCCAGTCCATGTGATGTTCCAAGACAAAAATGGAACAAAGGTATTAAAACAGCATATGAATGAGGGAAAAGAAGATATCTTTCTAAAACCTGGCAAAAAAGATATGTTCAATATGAGTGGCCCTTGTTTGGAGGGTGATGTATGTTATTTATTCTTTAAGGTTGAGGGCACTGATGGTTGGAAGCTTAAAAAAGCTATAGTTCATGCTACAAAGAAGCACACTTTCCATTTCAAAAAGTATCTTACTGAAAAAGCGTGGGATGGCAAAGATTGGTGCAAAATAAATGAGCAGTTAGCCTCCCATCAATCCATAGACTCTGATTTTGAGACTGAGGAAAATGAAGATGAAAGCAACAAGCCAAAGAGAAAGAAACAACACAAACCAAGGCCAAAGTAG